The following is a genomic window from Rhodococcus sp. SBT000017.
GGCACCGCAACCCACCTGCTCCACCTATAGACAGACCAAGAGGCAGTAGACTTGAAAGCGTTGCGACAGAACAATTCTGTCGGTACTCACTGCCACACTCGACGTCATGCGAATCAGAACCCTCGACGGACCACTACTACCCGCCGAAATCGCCGAACAGGCAGCCCGCGCAATTACCCTCTGCAACGGCCTCGGCCAGCAGTACGTGACCGGCGATGACTTGACCAGGAAAACTACAGTGGAGCCGCTACTGTCACCCCCGTGAGCCTTCACGCCCAGGTCCCCACCCCGGCCATTCCAACCGTGCCGGTCGAATCAACCGACTCGGCAGGCATTGGCGTGTGGTTCCTTGACAACCTCACACAACCCGCCGCGACCGTCCTCGCCAGCCTCGGAATCATCGTCGCTGCCATCATCACCTTCGCTATCGGGCTGCTCAGTCGCAGACAGCTCGATCGGCACCACAAAGCAACCCACACCCTCGCCGACACCCAAGCCCTCCGCGGCCGCTTCACCACCATCACCGCACAACTCGCTGATCCCGCGCCCGCGATCCGCACCGCCGCCGTCTCCGCTCTCGAAGCACTCGCCGACGACTGGCTCGACCGCGACAAGCCGCGCGAAACCCAAGCTTGCATCAACGTCCTCTGCGACTATCTCCGCACACCCTACGAAACCTCCACCCGAAACCCGCACTTACGCAAAGAGACCCGCCGAACCCATCGAACGAAGTACGACTACACCGACACCACCCACGAATACCCCTACGACGACCTCGATACCCGCCACGCCATCACCCGCACCATCGCCGCACATCTCCAACCCCACCACGACCATTCATGGTCATCGTTCGATTACGACCTCACTGGTGCCTACCTCCATAACCTAAACCTCGATTTCGCCGTATTTAGCGGCAAGACCACCTCGTTCGAGGATGCCACGTTCAGCGGCGAGCGCACCTCATTCTTTGGGGCGACCTCCACTGGCAAGTACACCTCCTTCAGCGGGGCGGCGTTCAGCAGCAAGCGCACCAACTTCGAGAACGTGACGTTTAACGGCGAGTACACCTGGTTCTCTAAGGCCACGTTCAGCGGTAAGAGCGCCAATTTTGAATGGACGAGGTTCCGCAGCAGCGAGTACACGTCGTTCAGTGGCGCGACATTCCGCAGCGAATACACCACATTTGATAGGGCGACGTTCAGCGGCGATTACACCTCGTTCACTGAATCGACGTTCGACGGCGAGATCATCTCGTTCGATGAGGCGACGTTTAGCAGTCGGCTTGGCACGACGTTTCGTCACGCAACCTTCAGCGCGACCAAAACCTCGTTCGAGAATCCTCGAGTATGGATAAAGGTTGAGATGGATTGGGACCGTCTCCCCGGTAGTGTGGCCGGACCACTTCCCACGCAACCAGCGTCTGTACATCCCCACGAGTGGCCGCCCGTACCGAAGCCCCTGACAGGGTAGGTGCTGCCGCGACACAGAGCGCCGTCACCATCCGTCGCTCCCGCACAATCGCCCGTCGAAGCTCAATGACCGGGAGGTGGTCACCGCCTGGTGTCGACGGGCCGGCATGCATTCCGCCTGCTGGCGGTGCCGGCCACCCTGCGGGCGTCCACCGAATGGAGCTCCGCTGCGCTCCGCACTCAAAAGAGCGAAGGACGTTTTCTCACTCGGTTCTGGCTACCGGCGAGCATTCATCACCCGTGACCTCCGCATCAACCGCCGGCGTCCGCTGCGCTCCCGGCCCAAGGGCTCCGAAAACTTTTCAAAACGCCTCCGGCTGAAAACTTTTCGGCCCGACCCTTGACACTCCGGCCCCGTGCGCTGACTTCTCTCCTCACGCCAGAAACGGCGAAAAAACGTGGCAGGGCAAAGGGCCAGGCCACCAGTTGAGAAGGGACGTCACGACATGCACGACATCACCACTCGACCGAGGACGGTGGGACTGCGCACGGCGATCATGGTCGCGATCGGTCAGGTACCGGCGCAGGTCAAGACCCACGCACTCGGACAGCTGACCGAAGCGTACGAAGCGGCCTCACGGTACGTCGGGGCCACCGACTACGACCACGACCGGATGGAAGACCTGCACGAGCAGGTGTGCAGTTGGGAAGCCACCGCACGTCGGAGCGGTGCCACGACCAGCGAGATTCGGGCAGCCAAGACTGCGGGCGGCGTCCGCGCCGCCGCCGAGCAGTAACCACCAAGGCCAGGAAAACAAGAAAACACCGGACAGCTTCTATCTGCCCGGTGTCTCCAACCGAAGAATCTACCAGGAGAGAGACACCACCATGACCGCAAGCATCGAAACCACCACCGCCGCAACCGAAGCCCCCACGACCGGCACCACGCCGGTCGTGGGGGCGGGCGAGGAGTTCGCCCGCCTGCACCCCAACGCCCTCGAAGTCGGCCCCAACGTCCGCGACAAGGTCGACACCGATTCGGACGAGTTCCGCGCCGTCGTCGCCTCCATCACCGACCACGGTGTGCTCTTGCCGATCCTCGCGCGCCGCGATGGCGACCGAGTCGTCGTCATCGACGGCCAGGTTCGCACCCTCGCCGCTCGCGAAGCCGCGGTCGACAGTGTGCCGGTGCTGATCCGTCCGACTGCGAGCAAGGCCAAGGACCGCGAAATCGAACGCCTCACTCAGCAGGTGAACACCAACGACCGACGCATCGCGCTCACCGCAGGTCAGCGGGCGAAGGCAGTGACCGAGATGCTCGATCTCGGTGTCTCGGTGACGAAGATCGCCAAAACCTTGCAGTACGACAAGCGTGACACTGTGAAAACAGCAGGCACAGCGGGCCGCTCGGAAACTGCGCTCGGAGCCCTCGATTCCGGACAGCTCGACCTCGAGCAGGCCGCAGTCGTGGCCGTCTTCGACGCCGACGGCGACACCGCCGCCGTCGAGAAACTACTGAGAGTTACGCGGTACGACTTCCGGTGGATGGCGCAGCGGCTCCTCGCAGACCGTGCCGTCCGCAAGGCCCGTACCGCAGCAGGCATCCCCTACGCCGAGCGAGGGCTGACCGTCCTCGAGGAAGAACCGGCCTACGGCGACCGGTACCTACGCGCAGACGACCTGGTGACCGCCGACGGTGACCCGGTGACCGAGGCCGTGATCGACGGTGCAGCTGGGCACTGGGCGGTGTGGCTGTCGAAGGAAGACCAGTTCACCCTCACCGCGACAGGCGAAGTGATCGAGGAGGACAGCATCGACTGGGACACCGAGGACGACCCCGAAGCCATACCCGACGAGGGGTTGCACCACCACAAGGACATCACCGCCGCCGAGGTATGGGTGCCGGAGTACTACACCGCCGACCCCGACGACGCCGGTGTGAAGCCGGGACCGATCCTCGCGGCCGCGTTGGCCGAACCCGCAGAGAATGTCGATCCCGCCGATGCCGAGGCCGTCGCCCAGGTAGCCGAGCAGAAGCGGCTCGCCGCCGAAGCGGCAGCGAAGGAAACCGAACGGGCAGCGCGCCGCCGCACCAAGGCGCTCAACGTCGCATCGCTCGCCTCGACCGTGGTCCGCAAGGAATTCGTGTCGAAGTTCCTCACCCGCAAGACCCTGCCGAAGGGTGCTTCGAAGTGGATCACCGACACCCTCGTCGACGAGCCAGGACTGCTCACCCAGAACAAAGCCTCGCAGTACCTCGCTGAGCTGCTCGAAGTCGCGGTGGCCGAGCCGACGACCACCGTCTACGGCGACTGGAAGGAGCGGGCCGCACGTGACGCGCTGGCACCGGTGATCGACAAGGCCAACGACACCCGTGCTCAGGTGATTCTGCTGGCGCAGATCCTCGCCGCCTACGAAGCACGGATGAGCGGGACCGGCAAGGACTGGTGGAAGCGAGTCGGAGGCTCCAACCAGGACAACTATCTAGGACTGTTGGCCGAGAACGGCTACGAGCTGACGCCGGTCGAGCAGGTCGCAGCCGGGACGATGACCCCCGAGCAGGCGTACGACGCACTCAACGAGGAAACCGTCACCGACTAGGACCGACATCGATGGCGGGTACCTGTACGGTGCCCGCCACCGATGGCTCGGCGTCCCCGGCTCGGGTCGAGGGGGCCTGCGGCAGCCCCTCGAGCTCCCCCGCTCGGCGCATCACCGGTGTCCGTTGACGTCGACGCGGGCGGCTCACCGCTCGTCAGTGTGCGGCGTTGTACGCCTCTTCTATATCGGCCGGGATGCGGCCGCGTTCGCTGATCTTGTAGCCCTGATCGAACGCCCACTGCCGGATCGCGCGCGTCTGCTCCGGATCACGCTTGACCGATCCGCCGGCCGCTGTCGCAGTCGACGCGGCAGCGGGGGAAGTCTTACGCTTGCGGCCACCGACTCGCGTCGCATGCCCGACGTAATAGTCGAGCTTCTTGTGGAACTCGTTCGCGTTCTTCGCTTTCAGGTCGATCGAGTACTCGACACCGTTGATCGCGAATTCGATTGTTTCGCCGGATTCGCCGTCGATGACCGACCCGTCGATATCGTCGACCAACTGAACTGTCACTTGTTTGGCCACAGCCGCAGAACCTTTCCATTACACGTTACGAAGCGTCCTTGCATTCGTCTCCATGCAGGGTAAACCAGCGTCGATATCCGCATTCTTCATCGACACGAAAGTTTCTACTCGACCTATTCGAAACCGTAACTACCTACGACGAAAATACCGCTACGGCAAAGCAATAGCGTTCCAACGCGCTGGGTGCGAACGCATCTCATACGTGTTGCAGTGCAACAGAATCGACCGCGTGGACGCGCTCGCACGTCCCCGTTCGGGGCCGCCCCATATGGGTCACCAATTTGGTCGTACGAGTCGTCCCAGCCTGACATGCCGGGGACCCCGTCCAATCAAACCGCGGTCGCACGCTCCCAAGACGCGGTTTGACAGTCCACCCTCGTCATGTCGATCGGGGACGTCTCATCCGAACCTTTGGAAGGTGTCCCTGCCATGAACAACAACCTGCTCAACGATCACCAGATCATCACCGATCTCATCGGCAATGCCGCTCAGCTCCCCGCCGAAGATCCGCGCGCGGCCCGGTGGGCCACCGAAGCGCTCGCGCTCGCCAGCGCAGCAGAGCTACCCATCCTCATCGAGGAGGCCGAAGGGGTGCTCGGACGGATCGAGCACGACACCACCTGCCGGTGGTGCGCCGGGCAGCCGGGAGCAGCCATCCCGGTCGGGTCCTTCTGGTGCACCCACTAAGCCCCAGGCCCTCCGGGGTCCCGGTCCCACCACGGGGCCGGGACCCCCCTTTTTTGTCTCCCGCACGGTCTGGAATACCACCGACAGCACTGTCGTTGTCGAACTCGACGGCGTTCGATCCCAATGCCCCGGGTACCAACCATCAGCCGCTACGAGCGGCCACCTGCCGAGAGGCGCACTGGCGAACACCGTCACCCAGCATCGAAACAGGGGCCACGCATCACAGATGAGTGGCCCCTGTTTCGTTTGAAACGACCCGTCGACGCGGCCACTGCCGCGTCTCCGAAACTTCTCGTCCAGTCATTCGAGTAAATGACTGTTGCCGGAACCGCCGCACCACCCCGTGCGTCCAACCGGACATGGACGACGACGAGCGCGCAGCCATCCGATCGGAAGGCCACGACCCCGACCACCCGGCCGTCTCTCACGCCCTCGACCAGGTCAAACACACCCTCCGCCGGTACCGGCACCTCGCCTGGACCTTCACCAAGGACGACCTCGACGGCGTCTCCATTCCTCGCCGAACGAGCTGACCAGCACATTCGACAGTCGAACACCCGTTCGATACGCTGGCGGTAGTTCCTACCGGCACGGCGAAAGGTCGATCCACATGGCCACCGTCGACGCCATCCCCGACCTCACCGGACTCGACAAAGCCACCCAACTCGACGTCCTACGCCGACGGATGGCCACCGTCCCCGGCGGCCGCCGCGACCACGCACCCACCGACCTCCCCACCATCACCGCACCCGAACCAGCGGCACCCACCGCAGGCAGCACGGACTTCGCGGGCGAGGCCGACGGCTCGGAGCCGCTCAACGCGGCTGTACGCGGCAAAACCCTTCGCACCATGCCAGTACCACCACCGCTCGCCGCGCTGCTCCCACGCCGAGCTCTGGCCCGCGGAACCGCCGTCACCGTCACCGGTGCCGGGTCCATGCTCATCGCCCTCGTCGCCGAAGCATCCGCAGCCGGCCACCACGTCGCCCTCATCGGCCAACCACGCCTGAGCCTGCTCGCCGTCCACGAACACGGCGGGGATCTCGCAAAAGTCCACCTCGTCGATCCAGGGGCAGGGGACCCGCTCGACGCTGCCTCGATCTGTCTCGACGGGCTGGATCTGGTCGTCACCACCGTGCACGGCCGAGACGTACCACCCACGCGCGCAAGGGCTTTGCTCGCAAGGAATCGTCGACATGCCAGCATCCTGGTCCTCACGGATGGACACATGCCCGGTACCGATCTCACGATCGCCTCCACCGTCACCGGCTACGGCGGAATCGAGCAGGGGAGAGGGCGCATCAAATCCATCACCCTCGACACCACCGTCCACGGCCGCGGAACACCACACCGCACCGGCCGCTACACACTCACCACCCCCAGCTTCGGCGAGACAGGGCTGCGCTGGACACCCGCACCCGCCGCCGACCTCACCGTCCACCGGCCCGTCGCCGTCGCGCAATG
Proteins encoded in this region:
- a CDS encoding ParB/RepB/Spo0J family partition protein; this translates as MTASIETTTAATEAPTTGTTPVVGAGEEFARLHPNALEVGPNVRDKVDTDSDEFRAVVASITDHGVLLPILARRDGDRVVVIDGQVRTLAAREAAVDSVPVLIRPTASKAKDREIERLTQQVNTNDRRIALTAGQRAKAVTEMLDLGVSVTKIAKTLQYDKRDTVKTAGTAGRSETALGALDSGQLDLEQAAVVAVFDADGDTAAVEKLLRVTRYDFRWMAQRLLADRAVRKARTAAGIPYAERGLTVLEEEPAYGDRYLRADDLVTADGDPVTEAVIDGAAGHWAVWLSKEDQFTLTATGEVIEEDSIDWDTEDDPEAIPDEGLHHHKDITAAEVWVPEYYTADPDDAGVKPGPILAAALAEPAENVDPADAEAVAQVAEQKRLAAEAAAKETERAARRRTKALNVASLASTVVRKEFVSKFLTRKTLPKGASKWITDTLVDEPGLLTQNKASQYLAELLEVAVAEPTTTVYGDWKERAARDALAPVIDKANDTRAQVILLAQILAAYEARMSGTGKDWWKRVGGSNQDNYLGLLAENGYELTPVEQVAAGTMTPEQAYDALNEETVTD
- a CDS encoding Lsr2 family protein → MAKQVTVQLVDDIDGSVIDGESGETIEFAINGVEYSIDLKAKNANEFHKKLDYYVGHATRVGGRKRKTSPAAASTATAAGGSVKRDPEQTRAIRQWAFDQGYKISERGRIPADIEEAYNAAH
- a CDS encoding pentapeptide repeat-containing protein, whose protein sequence is MSLHAQVPTPAIPTVPVESTDSAGIGVWFLDNLTQPAATVLASLGIIVAAIITFAIGLLSRRQLDRHHKATHTLADTQALRGRFTTITAQLADPAPAIRTAAVSALEALADDWLDRDKPRETQACINVLCDYLRTPYETSTRNPHLRKETRRTHRTKYDYTDTTHEYPYDDLDTRHAITRTIAAHLQPHHDHSWSSFDYDLTGAYLHNLNLDFAVFSGKTTSFEDATFSGERTSFFGATSTGKYTSFSGAAFSSKRTNFENVTFNGEYTWFSKATFSGKSANFEWTRFRSSEYTSFSGATFRSEYTTFDRATFSGDYTSFTESTFDGEIISFDEATFSSRLGTTFRHATFSATKTSFENPRVWIKVEMDWDRLPGSVAGPLPTQPASVHPHEWPPVPKPLTG